The genomic interval GCAGTCGCCCTCGGGGCGCCGTACGCCGAGCGCCTGCGTCAGCACGGCGTGACGCTCGAGGTGACGAAGCTCGGCTGATTTCGAAAGCTCGGCTGAGTTCGAGTGACGTAGCGTTCGTCCCCGGGACCGATGCGGTGCCGGGGACGAACCGTTCTCGGCATGCGCCGAGATCGGCAGCCGCCGCGCCGAGGTGCAGCACCAGCTCGTCATAGCCGGCGCGGACGACGCCGCGCGGCGTCGCGAACGTCACGAGTGGTGGCGCAGCACCTCACCGAGAGCGTCGAGGACGCTGGCATCCTCGATCGTGCCGGGCACCTGGGGCGTCTCACCGTCGGCCATCTGGCGCATCGTCTTGCGCAGGATCTTGCCCGATCGCGTCTTCGGCAGGGCCTGGACGACGTCGACGTCGCTGAGCGAGGCGAGCGCCCCGACCTCGGCGCGCACGCGCGCCTTGAGTTCGTCGCGGACGGTGAGCAACTCGTCGTCGGTGTACTCCCGCCCGGCCTCGAGCACGACGAGCGCCCGCGGCACCTGGCCCTTGAGCTGGTCGGCGACCCCGATGACGGCGCACTCGGCGACGGCGGGGTGCTCCCCGAGCGCGGCCTCGAGGGCGCCCGTCGACAGGCGATGCCCCACGACGTTGAGCACGTCGTCGGTGCGGCCCATGATCCACACGTACCCGTCGTCGTCGATGTAGCCGCCGTCACCGGTGAGGTAGTAGCCCTCGAACGCGGACAGGTAGGAGCTGACGTAGCGCTCGTCGCCACCCCACAGCGTCGCGAGCGTACCGGGCGGCAGCGGCAGCTTGAGGCACACGGCGCCCTCGACGCCTGGTTCGACGGGCGAGCCGCCGGTCGCGAGCACCTGCACGTCGTAGCCGGGCAGGGGCTTGGTCGCCGATCCGGGCTTCGGCGCGAACGACTCGATGCCGACCGGGTTCGCGACGATGGGCCACCCCGTCTCCGTCTGCCACCAGTTGTCGACGACCGGCACCCCGAGCTTGTCGTGCGCCCAGGCGTAGGTGTCGGGGTCGAGGCGCTCACCGGCGAGGAAGAGCGTCCGCAACGACGACAGGTCGTGCTCGGCGATCAACGAGCCGTCCGCATCCTCCTTCTTGATCGCGCGGATCGCCGTCGGCGCCGTGAACAGGCCCGCGACGCCGTACTGCTCGACGATGCGCCAGAACGCGCCGGCGTCCGGGGTGCCGACGGGCTTGCCCTCGTACAGCACCGTCGTCAGGCCCGCGAACAGCGGCGCGTAGACGATGTAGGAGTGGCCGACCACCCAGCCGACGTCGCTGGCCGTGAACCACACGTCACCCGCCTCCATGCCGTAGACGTGCTTCATCGACCACGTCAGGGCCACGGCGTGGCCACCGTTGTCACGCACGATGCCCTTCGGCCGCCCCGTCGTGCCGGAGGTGTAGAGGATGTAGAGCGGGTCGGTGGCCGCGACGGCGACGCAGCCGGCGGGCTGCACCGCACCAGGCGCCATGACCTGCGCCCAGTCGAAGTCCTTCTCCCCCAGGCTCGCCTCGCACTGCGGGCGCTGCACGATGACGCAGTGCCCCACCTCGTGCGACGCGCGGGCGAGTGCCGCGTCGAGCATCGGCTTGTACTCGATGACGCGGGTGCGCTCGACGCCGCAGCTCGCGGACAGCACGACCTTGGGCTGGGCGTCGTCGATGCGTGCGGCCAGCTCGGTGGGCGCAAAGCCGCCGAACACAACCGAGTGCACCGCCCCGATGCGCGCGCAGGCGAGCATCGAGATGACGGCCTCCGCGATCATCGGCATGTAGATGACGACCCGGTCGCCCTTCTCCACCCCGAGCGCCTGGAGCACCCCGGCGAGGCGGGCGACCTCGTCGAGCAGTTCGGCGTAGGTGTACGTGCGGCTCGTGCCGGTGACGGCGCTGTCGTGGATGAGCGCCGGCTGATCGGCGCGGCCGGCGATGACGTGCCGGTCGAGCGCGTTGTAGCAGGTGTTGAGCCGCGCGTCGGGAAACCAGCGGTACAGCGGGGCGCTCGAGGCGTCGAGCGCCCCCTTGGGTCGGGTGATCCAGTCGACGCCGCTGGCGGCCTCGAGCCAGAACCCCTCGGGGTCGTCGAGGCTGCGCACGTGGAGTGAGGCGTGGTCGAACGTGACGTCGGTCATACACCCATCTTGCCTCGTGATCGCGAGGTTCCGGGTGAGTTCGCCGCCGTGCTCGGCGACGAATCGCTCGTGTGCCACGCTTGGCCTCATGCTTCGTGAGATCCACTCGGCCGACGAGCTGCTCGCCCATCTGCAGGACGGCGGAACCGTCAGCGGTCTGCGGCTGCAGGGCGTCGACCTCGCCAGCGCTGCCGGCGAGGCGTTGATCGCTCTGCCGAACCGCTTCGACGGTCTCGTCGTGCTCGGCGGCCACGTGCCGGCGTCCACGGCTCGGACGTTGACCGACCGCGGCGCCATCCTGTTTCCCAGCGATCCGCACCTGCCGATCGACCCCTACCGCGCGCGTCTCTACTCCGCCGGCGAGCTCTATGCTGGCCTCGAGCGCGGCTACGAACACACCCCTGACGCGCAGGCGTATCGCTGGTCGCGTGACTGCCGCGTGGCGCATGACGCCTATGCGGGCGCCATGCGCGGGCTGCACGACGAGTCGATGCGCGACGCCCTGCACGAGAGCCTCGAGGGCCGACGAACCGTCGGCATCATGGGTGGTCACGCGATGGGACGCACGAGTACCGCGTACGCCGAGATCGCCCGGTTGGCGCGTGATCTCGCCGGCGGCGGCCACGTCGTCCTGACCGGCGGCGGGCCCGGCGCGATGGAGGCTGCGAACCTCGGCGCGGCTGACCGCGTCGGCGGCCTCGACACGGCGCTGGAGTGCCTGGCGAGCGTCGAGTCGTTCCGTCCGAGCATCGACGCCTGGGCGCACAGCGCTTTCGCGTCGCGCGAGCTGCTGGGCGTGGCTGATGGCGCGGGTGACGACGTGCGCAGCGTCGGCATCCCGACGTGGTTCTACGGCCACGAACCGCCCAACGTCTTCGGTGACGTCATCGCCAAGTTCTTCTCCAACGCCCTGCGCGAGGACGACCTGCTCGCCGGCGCCAGCGGCGGCATCATCGTCCTCGAGGGCGCCGCGGGCACCGTGCAGGAGATCTTCCAGAGCGTCACGCCGCTGTACTACGCCGCCGACGACGTGCCGCTGCCGCACCTCGTCCTCGTCGGGCGCGCACAGTGGACGGACGTCGTCCCCGTCTGGCCGGCGCTCACCGCGCTCGCGGCGGGGCGACGCTTCGCCGACCACCTCCACCTCGTCGAGACGCCCGCGGAGGCGTTCGCAGTGTTGACGGGCGCCTGAGCTCATCGCAGCCTCAGGCTTGACGCATCATCGGCCCAAACGCATCACGAATGACGCATTTGGGGCGACGATCGGGGCGAGCTGCTCGTGTCAGGCCGTCTTGGCGGCGAGCTGCCCGCACGCTCCGTCGATGTCGGAACCACGCGTGTCGCGCACCGTCGTCGGGATGCCGCCCGCGCGTAGGCGCTCGACGAAGTTCTGCTCGACGCCCTTGCGCGACGCCGTCCACTTCGAGCCCGGCGTCGGGTTGAGCGGGATCGGGTTGACGTGCACCCACCCCTTGCCACGCGCGTTGAGCTTCTTCGCGAGCAGATCCGCGCGCCAGCCCTGGTCGTTGATGTCCTTGATGAGCGCGTACTCGATGCTGACGCGACGCCCCGTCGCCTCGAAGTAGCGATGCGCCGCATCGAGGGCCTCGTCGACGCTCCAGCGCGTGTTGATGGGCACCAGCTCGTTGCGCAGTTCGTCGTCGGGCGCGTGCAGCGACAGCGCCAGCGTCACCGGAATGCCCTCGGCCGCGAGCTTGTCGATGGCCGGCACGAGACCGACCGTCGACATCGTCACGCCGCGAGCCGACATGCCGAGCCCCTCCGGGGCGGGCGAGACGAGCCGCTTGATCGCGTCGATCGCCTGGCGGTAGTTCGCAAGAGCCTCCCCCATGCCCATGAACACGACGTTGCTGACGCGCAGCGGCGTCTCGCGCTCGTCGTCGTCGAGGCCGGGCAGCTCGCCGGAGCGCAGCAACCGCGCGCCGGCGACGACCTGCTCGACGATCTCCGCCGTCGTGAGGTTGCGCGTCAGCCCTTCCTGCCCGGTCGCGCAGAACGGGCAGTTCATGCCGCAGCCGGCCTGGCTGGAGATGCACATCGTGACGCGGCCGGGGTAGCGCATGATGACGCTCTCGACGAGCGCGCCGTCGAACAGGCGGTGCACCTGCTTGAGCGTGTTGCCGCCGTCGGCGACGAGCGTCTTGATGCTCGTCAGCAGCGTCGGCATGAGCTGCGCGACCATCTCCTCGCGCCCGTTCTTCGGCAGGTCCGTCATCTCGGCAGGGTCGGCGACGAAGCGTTCGAAGTAGTGGTTCGACAGCTGCTTGGCGCGGAACGCGGGCAGCCCGAGCTCCTTCGCTAACGCCTGACGCCCGGCGAGGTCGAAGTCCGCCAGGTGCTTCGGCGGCTTGCCGCGCCGCGGCGCGGTGAACGTCAGCTGGCCCGGAACGGGACGCTTCGTCGTCGGCTCTGGCAGGTCGGTCGTGGTCGATTCGGTGGTGCTCAATGGAAGAACTCCTCGCCTCAGCTGGCGAACGCGGTGAGAACGGCCCAGGTGACGGGGGCCGCGAGAACGAGCGAGTCGAGGCGATCCATGAGACCGCCGTGACCCGGGATGAGGTTGCTCATGTCCTTGATGCCGAGATCGCGCTTGATCATCGACTCGCACAGATCGCCGACGGTGGCCGCGACGACGACGAGCGAGCCGAGCAGGATGCCGACCCAGAACGGCGCGTGCAGGATGAGGGTCACCGTCAGCACGCCGATGACGACGCAGCTCAGCCACGACCCGGCGAAGCCCTCCCACGACTTCTTGGGGCTGACGGTCGGCGCCATCGGGTGCTTGCCGAACAGCACGCCGGCGACGTAGCCGCCGATGTCGCTGCCGATCGTCACGAGGATGAACGTGATGATGCGGCTGACGCCGTCGTCAGCATGCAGGAGCATCATCGCGAACGACACGAGCGCCGGCACGTACAGCGCGATGAGCGCCGCCGACGCGGTGTCGGGCGCGAGGCGGTTGCTCGCCGCACCCCAGACGATGAAGACGAGGACGCTGCCGACGAGCGCCGCGAGCATCGCCGACGGCCCGAGCAGGTACGCCGCGACGGGGATGACGGCCGCCGAGGCGAGAGCGGGGATCCACGGCGGGCGGAACTTGGCCGGCGGCATCGCCATGAGCAGCTCGCGCGTGCCGACGACGGACGCGGCCGTCGCGAGGACGACGAACGCCTCCTTGCGGATGAGCAGAGACGCGAGGACGAGCACGCCGAGCACGAGTGCAGCCGTGATGGCGGCCTTGAGGTCGCGCCCGGCCTTGTTCTTCTTCGCGGGGGCGGGCGCGAGCGTCTCGGACACGACCTTCGAGCCCACCCCCGGCGGGGGTGGGCTCGAAGGCTGCGCCGAAGCGGGCATGCCGAATGCGAGCGTGCGTCGAGGTCAGACCTCGAGCAGCTCGGCCTCCTTGCCCTTGAGCAGCGCGTCGACGGTGTCGACGCGCTTCTTCGTCATGGCGTCGAGGTCCTTCTCGGCGCGGGCGCCGTCGTCCTCGCCGACCTCCTTGTCCTTGACCAGCTTGTCGATGTCCTGGTTCGCCTTGCGGCGCACGTTGCGCACGCTGACGCGGCCGTTCTCGGCCTTGTCCTTGGCCATCTTGATGTAGTCCTTGCGGCGCTCCTCGGTGAGGGCGGGCAGGATGCAGCGGATCTGGTTGCCGTCGTTGCTCGGGTTGACGCCGAGGTCGGAGTCGCGCAGCGTCTTCTCGATCTCGGAGATGGCCGACTTGTCGAACGGGATGATGAGGATCGTGCGCGCCTCGGGCGTCTGGAACGACGCGAGCTGCTGCAGCGGCGTCGGCGCACCGTAGTAGTCGACCGTCAGGCGGTTGAACATCGCCGCGTTCGCACGGCCGGTGCGGATCGAGGCGAAGTCCTCCTTCGTGGCCTCGATCGCCTTGTCCATCTTCTCCTCGGCCTCGAGGAGGATCTCGTCAATATCCATGGTTTCGCTCTCGTTTCTCGGACGTTCTCGGGAACAGCCACGTTCGGCCCCGCGTCAGGACGCGGAGACCACCGTGCCGATCTTCTCACCCTGCAGGGCGCGGGTGATGTTGCCTTCACCCTCCATGCCGAACACGACCATCGGCAGCTTGTTGTCCATGCACAGGCTGAACGCTGCGGCGTCGACGATCTTGAGCCCGCGCGCCAACGCGTCGGCGTGCGTGACGACATCCAGCTTCACCGCGTCGGGGTTCTTGCGCGGGTCATCGGAGTAGACGCCGTCGACACCGTTCTTCGCGACGAGCACGGCGTCGCACTTCGTCTCGAGCGCACGCTGCGCGGAGACGGTGTCGGTCGAGAAGTACGGCATGCCCGCGCCGGCACCGAAGATGACGACGCGGCCCTTCTCCATGTGACGGATCGCACGGCGCGGGATGTACGGCTCGGCGACCTGCGTCATCTCGATGGCCGACTGCACGCGCGTGTCGATGCCCTCCTTCTCGAGGAAGTCCTGCAGCGCCAGGCAGTTCATGACGGTACCGAGCATGCCGATGTAGTCGGCACGCGCACGATCCATGCCCTTCTGCTGCAGCTCGGCACCGCGGAAGAAGTTGCCGCCACCGACGACGACCGCGACCTGGATGCCGCTGCGCACGGCCGGCGCGATCTGGCGAGCGATGCCCCGCACGACGTCGGGGTCGACGCCGACGCTGCCGCCGCCGAAGACCTCACCGGAGAGCTTGAGCAGCACTCGGTCGTACCTGGGGATCGCCGGGGAGGCGTTCACCCTCTCGCTCGCGTCGGTGTCGCTCACTTCGCCTCCTGGCGCTTCGTCGGGCATGAGTCGGCCAATCTTTTCACACTGCTGAGGGCAGCCGAAAAACTTCAGTCTGCGAGCGGAGCGTACGTCGCGCCCAGTGCTGTGTCTTGCCCGGGGGTGAGGGTGACGGCGTCGTCCTTGATCGTGGCCGCCTCGACGCAGACGAACCGCGGCCACGCGTCGTCGGGCACGTCCGCGAGCGAGGCGGTCTTCTGCTGGGCGGGGTTCCACACGACCGCATCCGGCAGATTCTCGCGCTCGATGCGGTAGATCGGCGTCCGCCCCTCCGTCCGCCCCTGGACGACGGTGATGGGCTGTTTCGGCGCCGTGACGACGACGTCGACCTCGCCGTCGAACGTCAGGTCACCCTCGACGCGTGAGCGCTCCCCGCTGGCCTGATCGAGCATCGACGCACCCGTCAGCCCTTCGACACGCACCGTGCGCACGTCGTCGACCGCGAGATACGTGTGCAGCGCTGCCTCGAACGTCAGCGGGTCTGAGCCCTCGTTGCGCACGACGAGGCGCAGCCCGAGAGCATCGCCGAACGTGATCTCGAGGGTTGCGAACAGCCCCAGCGGCCAGTGCTCGGCGCCGTCGAGCTGCGCGACCGCCTCGGGAGTGACCACGAGCGAGACGATGACCGCCTCGCCCTCCTCGCGCACCGAGTGCAGCCTCCACCGCGCCCGACGCGCCAGGCCGTGCGACGGCGACAGCCCGCCGTCACGGCCCGCACCGAACCACGGGAGACACACCGGGACGCCGCCGCGGATCGCCGTCGACGGACCCGCCTGTGCCAACGGACTCAGCCACAACAGCTCACGCCCACCACGCGGCACGAAACTCGTCACCTGACCGCCGTGCAACTGCACGACACCCGACGACCGCGGCCCTAATACCTCCAGCGCCGGCAGGCCCGAGACCCCCTCGACGCGACGCACGCACTCCGGCAGATCCACCATGAAGCCACTCATGGACACACGCTAGTCCCTCCAGCGACGTGACGAGCCCCCACCTCACGCTGCGAGGCCCGGACGCGCTGCGCGCGATCCGGGCCTCGTCTGGCGCCATGCGGTGAGTTGAACGAGCGGTGCCAGACGCCATTCTTTCTGGCGTCTGACTTCGCGCTCACCTACGGCCGAGGCCCGGACGCGCTGCGCGCGTCTGGGCCTCAACCTCCGGTTCCCGCTCGGTCACACACCGACCTTGAACCGCGCAAAGCCCGAAACCTCCGCGCCTGCCTCATCAGCGACCTTCTTGACCGTCTTCTTCGCGTCCTTCGCGAACGGCTGCTCCAGCAGCACGTTCTCCTTGAAGTACCCGTTGACACGGCCCTCGATGATCTTCGGCAGAGCAGCCTCCGGCTTGCCCTCCTCCTTGGCCGTGGCCTCAGCGACACGACGCTCGTTCTCCACGACCTCGGCGTCGATCTCGTCGCGCGTCAGCACCGACGGGGAGAACGCGGCGATGTGCATCGCGATGTCACGAGCCGTCGCCTCGTCGCCACCCTTGAGTGCCACGAGAACACCGATCTGCGCCGGCAGGTCAGGGCTCGTCTTGTGCAGGTACGCCGTCACGTTCTCGCCCTCGAGACGCGCCACACGACGCACCTCGATCTTCTCGCCGATCGTCGCGTTGGCCTCGTCGAGAACCTCCGCGACCGTCTTGCCGCCCATGTTGCTCTTCAGCAGCGCATCGGCGTCAGCGGCCTCGACCGCGACAGCCTGGTCGAGAACCTGCTCGGCGAGGGCGATGAACTTGTCGCCCTTCGCGACGAAGTCGGTCTCGCAGTTGACCTCGACCAGCGTGCCGACTCCGTTCTCGACCTTCGCGGCGACGAGGCCGTTCGAAGCGGAACGACCCTCGCGCTTCGTCACGCCCTTGAGGCCCTTGACGCGCAGGATCTCGGTGGCCTTGGCCTTGTCGCCGTCAGCCTCGTCGAGTGCCTTCTTGACGTCCATCATGCCGGCGCCGGTAGCTTCGCGCAGCGCCTTGATGTCAGCGGCGGTGTAGTTCGCCATGAGTGTTTCGCTCCTCTGAGTCGAAAGAATGCAGGGGGTTTACGCTCCCCCGGCGCCGACACTGCCACGAGCAGTGCCGGCGCCGGGGGAAGACGTCATGAACGTCGAGCCAGTTTCTCAGGCCTGGGAGTCGGCGACCTCGGTCGCCGTCTTCTCGTCGACCTCGGCCACGGCAGCGGCCTCGTCAGCGTTCGTCGAGTCAGCGGCAGCCGTCTCGTCAGCAGCCTTCTTGATCGACGACGGACCCGTCTCGGTGTCCGTGTCAGCGGCGGCCTTCGCGCCGGCGTCGGAGGCGAGCAGCTCGCGCTCCCACTCGGCCATCGGCTCGGCGGCCGACTCGCCCGACTTGCCGGACGATCGGGCGACGAGGCCCTCGGCGACGGCGTCGGCGATCACGCGGGTGAGGATGCCGACCGAACGGATGGCGTCGTCGTTGCCCGGGATCTTGTAGTCGACCTCGTCGGGGTCGCAGTTCGTGTCGAGGATCGCGATGACCGGCAGGCCCAGCTTGCGCGCCTCGTCGACGGCGAGGTGCTCCTTCTTCGTGTCGACGATCCAGACGGCCGACGGGATCTTCGACATCTCACGGATGCCGCCGAGGACGAGCTCGAGCTTCGCCTTCTCACGCGACAGGAGCAGCAGCTCCTTCTTCGTGTAGCCGGAGCCGGCGACGTCGTCGAAGTCGAGAGCCTCGAGCTCCTTCAGGCGCGCGAGGCGCTTGCTGATCGTCTGGAAGTTCGTGAGCATGCCACCGAGCCAACGGTGGTTGATGTACGGCATGCCGACGCGGGTGGCCTGCTCGGCGATCGACTCCTGAGCCTGCTTCTTCGTGCCGACGAACAGGATCGTGCCGCCGTGGGCGACCGTCTGCTTGACGAACTCGTAGGCGTCGTTGATGTAGGTCAGCGACTGCTGGAGGTCGATGATGTAGATGCCGTTGCGCTCCGTCATGATGAAGCGCTTCATCTTCGGGTTCCAACGACGGGTCTGGTGTCCGAAGTGGACGCCGCTCTCGAGGAGCTGGCGCATGGTGACGACGGCCATGCCGAAGTCCCCTTTCATGTCGAGGTTTCAGTTCGTGCAGCCGGATTGCTGCCCTGGCGGCCCGACCATCACCCACCGTCGGCCATTCCCCTCACAGAGGTTCACGATCGACGGACCGAAGGGCGAGGGCCCGCGACGTACGCCCTGCGAGAGCAGGATGTACGAGGCGTGAGGCCACGCGAATTCGTCTCGCGGCCCGCCCACACATCACCTCTGCTCGACCCGGCTCTCGAGACGGAACTCGAAGCCGGAGGTGCGATCAGGTGGGCGACGCGCATCAGGGCACACAAGACGTGCCTCCATCCTACCGGCTCGAGGGGGCAACCCGAAATCGCCGCCAGGGGTCCTAGATTGGAGCGATGAGCGACTCGACGACGCCAGCACCGCAGACCTCGCCCGCGCCCCGTGCGGGCCGACGCAGCGCCATCCGCCCCGCCGGCGGGCAGACGATCTTCTCGCGCATGACGGCGCTCGCGGCCGAGACCGGCGCGCTCAACCTCGGCCAGGGCTTCCCCGACGCCGACGGCCCCGAGGCCGTGCTCGCAGCGGCCCGCCAGGCCATCGCCGACGGCGCGAACCAGTACCCGCCGGCGCGTGGTGAGCGGACGCTGCTCGAGGCGATAGCCGCGCACCAGCACCACTGGTACGGGCTGGAGGTCTCCCCCGACACCGACGTCCTCGTCACCGTCGGAGCGACGGAGGCGCTGGCGAGCGCGATCCTCGCGTTCGTCGAACTCGGCGACGAGGTCGTCGTGTTCGAACCCACCTACGACTCCTACGCCGCTGACATCGCGCGTGCCGGCGGCGTGCGGCGCACGGTGCCGCTACGTTTCCCCGACTTCGCGCTCGACGAGGACGCCCTCGCCGCGGCGTTCAGCGAGCGCACCGCGCTCGTCCTGCTCAACACGCCGCACAATCCGACCGGCAAGGTCTTCACCGCGGCGGAGTGCGCGACGATCGCCGAGCACGCCGCGCGCCACGACGCCGTCGTCATCAGCGACGAGGTGTACGAACACCTCGCGTTCGCGCCGCACGAGCACATGCCCTTCGCGAGCACCCCCGGCATGCCCGAGCGCACGCTGACGATCAGTTCGGGTGGCAAGACGTTCAGCACGACGGGGTGGAAGATCGGGTGGGTCAGTGGCCCTGCCGACCTCGTCGCCGCGGTGGCGAGCGTCAAGCAGTTCTTGACCTTTGCGAGCGGCACGCCGCTGCAGCACGGCATCGCGGCCGGGCTGTGCCTGCCCGACGCGTTCTTCGCCGAACAGCGCGCCGAGATGGCGGCCCGCAGTGCTCTGCTCGTCGACGGACTGACGCGCGCCGGGTTCGACGCCGTTGCGCCACAGGGCGGCTATTTCGTCCTTGCCGACGCGGCGCCCCTCGGCGTCGACGACGCAGCCGAGTTCGCGCTGCGCCTGCCGACGGAGGCGGGGGTCGTCGCGATTCCGGCGTCGGCGTTCTGCGACGATCCGGACGCCTCCGGCATGACGAGTGTGCTGCGCTTCGCGTTCTGCAAGCAGCGCTCCGTCATCGACGCTGCGATCGAGCGGCTTGTGGATACCTACGGCCGCAGCGCGCGAACGACGTGATCTGCAGGCCCGTCCACAGGGTCTCGGGCTGACGCCGCGGCCCCACGGCGTGTGCGCTGCAGACTGCCGACATGGCCATCCTGCGCATCGTCTCGTCCCTGCTCGCCGTGGGTTCCGCCGGCCTCGTGGGGTTCGCCGTGGTGAGCCCGTCGGTGGTGGGATCGTCGGTGGTGGGCCCCTCTGTGGTGGGCGGGGCTGAGAAACCGAGGGCCTCGATGCCCGTCCGGCCGCGGCTCACCCGGCCAAGGGTCGAACGCCCGGGCGTTGCGCCGCTGCCGCCACGACGTTCGGCACCACCGCAACCGTCGCTGGAGCCCATGGCGGTCGTCGGCACGCACCGCGGAGAGCCCATCACGCAGGCCCTCACTCAGGCGAGCGTCGACACGAGCCGGAAAGCAACCACCGCGCAAGCGCTCGCCCGACCCGGCGTCGGCGCGCTGGACGATGCGCCCAGTGCCGGGTTCGCCTGGCCGGTCACGCCGCACGAGGTCGTGCGTCGCTTCGACCCGCCGGAGGTCGTGTGGGGCGCCGGTCACCGCGGCGTCGACCTGCGCTCGTCACCGGGAGCACCCGTCGTCGCGCCCTCTGACGGGGTCGTCACCTTCAGCGGCAGTGTCGCCGGGCGCGGCGTGCTGACGATCCGTCACCCCCAGGGGTTCGACACGACCTACGAACCTGTCAGTCACCAGGTGTCCAAGGGGGCGAGCGTGCATCGCGGGGAGCACGTGGCCGATCTCGAACCCGGGCACTGCGAGCCGGCATGCCTGCACTGGGGTTACAAGGTGGGGCCGAAGAGCTACCGCGACCCGCTGACGCTCATCGCGCACCGACGCCCCGTACTTCTTCCGCCCCTGTGAGCATCTGGCCTCGTCGGCGGCGCCGACACGTCAGGGGGCTTGGGTTGGCCCCCGCGGCACCAGAGACGCGGTTTCTCGACACGCGCGCCTCACGCGCGTGGGTGGGCCTGTTCGAACCCGGCCCGGAGGCGTTCGGCGGAGACGTGGGTATAGATCTGCGTCGTCGCGAGCGAGGCATGGCCGAGGTATTCCTGGACGGTGCGCAGGTCGGCGCCGCCCTCGACGAGGTGCGTGGCGGCACTGTGTCGCAGAGCGTGCGGCGACAGCGTCGGCGCGCCGTCGACGGACGCTGTCGCGCGGTTGACGAGTTCCCGGACGATGCGTTGGTCGATCCGACGCCCCCGCACCCCGACGAACAGGGCTCGCTCCCCATCGGCCGCGAGCGCCCCACGGCACCTCAGCCACCGTTCCAGTGCCTCCCGCGCAGGCAGACCGTACGGCACCATCCGTTCCTTGCGGCCCTTGCCCATGACACGCACGAGCTGGTTCGCCTCGTCGAGCGCACTCACGTCGAGGGAGGCCAGCTCGCCCACGCGCATGCCGGAGGCGTAGAGCAGTTCGAGGACGGCGGCGTCCCGAGCCCTGACGGCGCGCTCTTCGGGACCGGCCGCAGGTGTCGGTGCTGACTGATGGGG from Dermacoccus nishinomiyaensis carries:
- a CDS encoding phosphatidate cytidylyltransferase, whose protein sequence is MSETLAPAPAKKNKAGRDLKAAITAALVLGVLVLASLLIRKEAFVVLATAASVVGTRELLMAMPPAKFRPPWIPALASAAVIPVAAYLLGPSAMLAALVGSVLVFIVWGAASNRLAPDTASAALIALYVPALVSFAMMLLHADDGVSRIITFILVTIGSDIGGYVAGVLFGKHPMAPTVSPKKSWEGFAGSWLSCVVIGVLTVTLILHAPFWVGILLGSLVVVAATVGDLCESMIKRDLGIKDMSNLIPGHGGLMDRLDSLVLAAPVTWAVLTAFAS
- the frr gene encoding ribosome recycling factor — encoded protein: MDIDEILLEAEEKMDKAIEATKEDFASIRTGRANAAMFNRLTVDYYGAPTPLQQLASFQTPEARTILIIPFDKSAISEIEKTLRDSDLGVNPSNDGNQIRCILPALTEERRKDYIKMAKDKAENGRVSVRNVRRKANQDIDKLVKDKEVGEDDGARAEKDLDAMTKKRVDTVDALLKGKEAELLEV
- a CDS encoding acetate--CoA ligase; the protein is MTDVTFDHASLHVRSLDDPEGFWLEAASGVDWITRPKGALDASSAPLYRWFPDARLNTCYNALDRHVIAGRADQPALIHDSAVTGTSRTYTYAELLDEVARLAGVLQALGVEKGDRVVIYMPMIAEAVISMLACARIGAVHSVVFGGFAPTELAARIDDAQPKVVLSASCGVERTRVIEYKPMLDAALARASHEVGHCVIVQRPQCEASLGEKDFDWAQVMAPGAVQPAGCVAVAATDPLYILYTSGTTGRPKGIVRDNGGHAVALTWSMKHVYGMEAGDVWFTASDVGWVVGHSYIVYAPLFAGLTTVLYEGKPVGTPDAGAFWRIVEQYGVAGLFTAPTAIRAIKKEDADGSLIAEHDLSSLRTLFLAGERLDPDTYAWAHDKLGVPVVDNWWQTETGWPIVANPVGIESFAPKPGSATKPLPGYDVQVLATGGSPVEPGVEGAVCLKLPLPPGTLATLWGGDERYVSSYLSAFEGYYLTGDGGYIDDDGYVWIMGRTDDVLNVVGHRLSTGALEAALGEHPAVAECAVIGVADQLKGQVPRALVVLEAGREYTDDELLTVRDELKARVRAEVGALASLSDVDVVQALPKTRSGKILRKTMRQMADGETPQVPGTIEDASVLDALGEVLRHHS
- a CDS encoding LOG family protein; the protein is MLREIHSADELLAHLQDGGTVSGLRLQGVDLASAAGEALIALPNRFDGLVVLGGHVPASTARTLTDRGAILFPSDPHLPIDPYRARLYSAGELYAGLERGYEHTPDAQAYRWSRDCRVAHDAYAGAMRGLHDESMRDALHESLEGRRTVGIMGGHAMGRTSTAYAEIARLARDLAGGGHVVLTGGGPGAMEAANLGAADRVGGLDTALECLASVESFRPSIDAWAHSAFASRELLGVADGAGDDVRSVGIPTWFYGHEPPNVFGDVIAKFFSNALREDDLLAGASGGIIVLEGAAGTVQEIFQSVTPLYYAADDVPLPHLVLVGRAQWTDVVPVWPALTALAAGRRFADHLHLVETPAEAFAVLTGA
- the rlmN gene encoding 23S rRNA (adenine(2503)-C(2))-methyltransferase RlmN; its protein translation is MSTTESTTTDLPEPTTKRPVPGQLTFTAPRRGKPPKHLADFDLAGRQALAKELGLPAFRAKQLSNHYFERFVADPAEMTDLPKNGREEMVAQLMPTLLTSIKTLVADGGNTLKQVHRLFDGALVESVIMRYPGRVTMCISSQAGCGMNCPFCATGQEGLTRNLTTAEIVEQVVAGARLLRSGELPGLDDDERETPLRVSNVVFMGMGEALANYRQAIDAIKRLVSPAPEGLGMSARGVTMSTVGLVPAIDKLAAEGIPVTLALSLHAPDDELRNELVPINTRWSVDEALDAAHRYFEATGRRVSIEYALIKDINDQGWRADLLAKKLNARGKGWVHVNPIPLNPTPGSKWTASRKGVEQNFVERLRAGGIPTTVRDTRGSDIDGACGQLAAKTA
- the pyrH gene encoding UMP kinase, which produces MSDTDASERVNASPAIPRYDRVLLKLSGEVFGGGSVGVDPDVVRGIARQIAPAVRSGIQVAVVVGGGNFFRGAELQQKGMDRARADYIGMLGTVMNCLALQDFLEKEGIDTRVQSAIEMTQVAEPYIPRRAIRHMEKGRVVIFGAGAGMPYFSTDTVSAQRALETKCDAVLVAKNGVDGVYSDDPRKNPDAVKLDVVTHADALARGLKIVDAAAFSLCMDNKLPMVVFGMEGEGNITRALQGEKIGTVVSAS
- a CDS encoding D-hexose-6-phosphate mutarotase encodes the protein MSGFMVDLPECVRRVEGVSGLPALEVLGPRSSGVVQLHGGQVTSFVPRGGRELLWLSPLAQAGPSTAIRGGVPVCLPWFGAGRDGGLSPSHGLARRARWRLHSVREEGEAVIVSLVVTPEAVAQLDGAEHWPLGLFATLEITFGDALGLRLVVRNEGSDPLTFEAALHTYLAVDDVRTVRVEGLTGASMLDQASGERSRVEGDLTFDGEVDVVVTAPKQPITVVQGRTEGRTPIYRIERENLPDAVVWNPAQQKTASLADVPDDAWPRFVCVEAATIKDDAVTLTPGQDTALGATYAPLAD